A genomic stretch from Pyxidicoccus trucidator includes:
- a CDS encoding class I SAM-dependent methyltransferase, protein MTLDADVRRYNREAWDRQVAKGDRWTLPVGPEVIAAARRGEWSVVLTPNKPVPREWFGDLAGKDVLCLAGAGGQQAPVFAAAGARVTVLDNSPAQLGQDRKVAERDGLELRLVEGDMRDLSAFPDGSFDLVFHPCSNCFVDTIRPVWREAYRVLRPGGALLAGFSNPVIFLFDPKLEQQGVMQLKYKMPYSDFTSLTDEERARYGDEPLCYAHSLEDQLGGQTDAGFAITGFFEDKHVPGDKLSEYLSGFIATRAVKPMAR, encoded by the coding sequence ATGACACTTGATGCCGACGTACGACGTTACAACCGCGAGGCGTGGGACCGGCAGGTGGCGAAGGGAGACCGGTGGACGCTGCCGGTGGGCCCGGAGGTCATCGCCGCAGCGCGACGCGGGGAGTGGAGCGTGGTGCTCACCCCCAACAAGCCGGTGCCGCGCGAGTGGTTCGGCGACCTGGCGGGCAAGGACGTGCTGTGCCTGGCGGGCGCGGGCGGGCAGCAGGCGCCAGTCTTCGCCGCGGCGGGGGCGCGGGTGACGGTGCTGGACAACTCGCCCGCCCAGCTCGGGCAGGACCGCAAGGTGGCCGAGCGTGACGGCCTGGAGCTGCGGCTGGTGGAGGGCGACATGCGCGACCTGTCCGCCTTCCCCGACGGCAGCTTCGACCTCGTCTTCCACCCGTGCTCCAACTGCTTCGTGGACACCATCCGCCCCGTGTGGCGCGAGGCGTACCGCGTGCTGCGTCCGGGCGGCGCGCTGCTGGCGGGCTTCAGCAACCCCGTCATCTTCCTGTTCGATCCGAAGCTGGAGCAGCAGGGAGTGATGCAGCTCAAGTACAAGATGCCGTACTCGGACTTCACCAGCCTCACGGACGAGGAGCGCGCGCGCTACGGGGACGAGCCCCTGTGCTACGCGCACTCGCTGGAGGATCAGCTCGGCGGGCAGACGGACGCGGGCTTCGCCATCACCGGCTTCTTCGAGGACAAGCACGTTCCCGGGGACAAGCTGTCCGAGTACCTCTCCGGCTTCATCGCCACGCGCGCCGTGAAGCCCATGGCGCGGTAG
- a CDS encoding ChaN family lipoprotein, with translation MRDSLALHLALFRRQRAQIARVVDGHTDAFRAYEARYRRRTAGYRRIVTLPAVHQQVQAADVVYVGDYHTLPLAQQTYLALVERALASGRRVVLALECVEGRHQSALDAWLAGRLPERALLERLGVAASASGFSAGTGVRALLSFARRQRLEVVGIDRRAQGERSLALRDAYAAERIARAARAEDRPLVMVLVGQYHVAPCHLPAQVERALGADARRGLVVYQNAEGVWWRLAREGRVGAAEAVELADGALCLLNASPVVCQQSFLDYLEAEAGDAPLVDADRSAAERFREMSALIGRLAGVPVLRALDSVEVTTAADGDVLARIQQRGRFTHSELTQLRRHILSRESGYIPRARTAYLASLSLNHAAEEAAHFVRHCAVGDAMEAPRRASEAFYARCMEEALGFFGSKLVNPRRTCPGLAEWAKRFGEGRGVERQIAAFVLAHKAAETEGPEEAVKLLPLRKDRLFHGVSHALGYLLGDRLYQAFDEGSVAKAEVQALFRDPFEDPRGAYFTWTERLGAPSRMSAVTQG, from the coding sequence ATGCGCGACTCGCTGGCCTTGCACCTCGCACTGTTCCGCCGCCAGAGGGCGCAGATTGCCCGCGTGGTGGACGGCCACACCGACGCCTTTCGTGCCTACGAGGCCCGCTACCGGCGGCGTACCGCCGGCTACCGGCGCATCGTGACGCTGCCCGCGGTGCACCAGCAGGTGCAGGCCGCGGACGTCGTGTACGTGGGCGACTACCACACGCTCCCGCTCGCGCAGCAGACGTACCTCGCCCTGGTGGAGCGCGCGCTCGCGTCGGGCCGCCGCGTCGTCCTCGCGCTCGAGTGCGTGGAGGGCCGTCACCAGTCCGCGCTGGACGCGTGGCTCGCGGGCCGGCTGCCGGAGCGCGCGCTGCTGGAGCGGCTGGGCGTCGCGGCCAGCGCCTCGGGCTTCAGTGCCGGGACGGGCGTTCGCGCCCTGCTCTCCTTCGCGCGGCGGCAGCGGCTGGAGGTGGTGGGCATCGACCGGCGCGCCCAGGGTGAGCGCTCGCTGGCGCTGCGGGACGCCTACGCGGCCGAGCGCATCGCCCGCGCGGCGCGCGCGGAGGACCGGCCGCTGGTCATGGTGCTGGTGGGCCAGTACCACGTGGCGCCCTGCCACCTGCCCGCGCAGGTGGAGCGCGCGCTCGGCGCGGACGCGCGGCGGGGGCTCGTGGTGTACCAGAACGCGGAAGGCGTCTGGTGGCGGCTGGCGCGCGAGGGACGCGTGGGCGCGGCGGAGGCGGTGGAGTTGGCGGACGGCGCGCTGTGCCTCCTCAACGCCTCCCCCGTCGTGTGCCAGCAGAGCTTCCTCGACTACCTGGAGGCGGAGGCCGGGGACGCGCCGCTGGTGGACGCGGACCGGAGCGCGGCGGAGCGGTTCCGGGAGATGTCGGCGCTGATTGGCCGCCTGGCCGGAGTGCCGGTGCTGCGCGCGCTGGACTCGGTGGAGGTGACGACGGCGGCGGACGGCGACGTGCTGGCGCGCATCCAGCAGCGCGGGCGCTTCACGCACTCGGAGCTGACACAGCTGAGGCGGCACATCCTCTCGCGGGAGAGCGGCTACATCCCCCGGGCGCGCACGGCGTACCTCGCGTCACTCTCGCTGAACCACGCGGCGGAGGAGGCGGCGCACTTCGTCCGGCACTGCGCGGTGGGCGACGCCATGGAGGCGCCGCGCCGCGCGTCCGAGGCGTTCTACGCGCGCTGCATGGAGGAGGCGCTCGGCTTCTTCGGCTCGAAGCTGGTGAACCCGCGCCGCACGTGCCCGGGGCTGGCCGAGTGGGCGAAGCGCTTCGGCGAGGGCCGGGGCGTGGAGCGGCAGATTGCCGCCTTCGTGCTGGCGCACAAGGCCGCGGAGACCGAGGGCCCCGAGGAGGCCGTGAAGCTGCTGCCCCTTCGCAAGGACCGGCTCTTCCACGGCGTCAGCCACGCCCTGGGCTACCTGCTGGGCGACAGGCTCTACCAGGCCTTCGACGAGGGCAGCGTGGCGAAGGCGGAAGTGCAGGCGCTCTTCCGCGATCCATTCGAGGACCCGCGGGGCGCGTACTTCACGTGGACGGAGCGCCTGGGCGCCCCGAGCAGGATGTCCGCCGTCACGCAGGGCTGA